In Littorina saxatilis isolate snail1 unplaced genomic scaffold, US_GU_Lsax_2.0 scaffold_1389, whole genome shotgun sequence, the sequence atagtaacgccaagGAAGGaaaacattcacacaaaccaacgtttttctcaccggtggtttggaatattgccccaaaactttcgatttagtgttgtggtgttaaaatctatccaaaaaaagtgtttgctaacgtgacgccaaaaagtaaccaaaacggtccttagccgactgactaaaAAGACATACactgacagacatagacagagaacacacacacacacacacacacacagtacacatacacacacacacacacacacacacaaacacacacacacacacacacacgcacacacgcacacacgcacacacattttcaCGCTTTCATCTTCAATCTTTTTTCTGTCGTCTCATTGTTTACTGCCCATCGGCTGTGACCTGTAGGAGTATCCAAGTGCTAGTTCAAGTTGTTTGTGAAACATTATTCTGTAGTCGACATTCGACCCCCCACGCCCTCTATACATGTTCAGCTATCTAATCTCTGCATACTCTGAGTCCCTCTTCAAGCTGGTGTACACTCTCTTGTCCCTGTCCGCATCGGAAAAGTCCAGACTGTCGTAGTTTGCTCTGGTCATTGGGGCATCGTGACCCTTGCGCTCCGCACTGTCCACATCTTCGTAGTGGTCTTCTTCCGTCTTGGGAGGAGGTACCTCGTACCCCTGGCTGTCCTGACGAAGGTTGGCTGTCGAGGGATGAGCGGCAGCGGAGGGTTGGTTGATGTAGGTGTGATCCAAAGGTGGCAGAATTTCCAGGTAAGTGGGAGTGTTGGGGGCGTCCGTGGTGCTTGGGCTGGCAGTGTTAGGCGTGTTCAGGCACAGCGGGCGTTTGGCTGTCAAAGCATCTCGCTTGAAGCACAGGAGGCGTTTGCGTCTGAGGAGAACGATCCCCACGATGAGAGCGGAGACTACGAAGAGAGATGCGATCACAGCGCCTGCGATTGTAGCTCCTGAGATTGAACCagtggtgtttgacgttgatgACGTTggggttggtggtggtgttgtttctGTCGCCCGTGTTGTCATTTGTATTGTTAATTTAgacattgtttctgttgtcgctgtcgttgttgtcgtttgCGGTTTAGCCTGCGGCGGACGCACTGCGCAGGATGCCTTAGCGTAAGATATGGCATCAACGTATACAGTAGATTCAGCATACCTCTTTGTATCATACCTCTCGTACTTAAAAACAAGGTCAAAGGCTGTGTCAGACTGGATCGGAACCTGTGCGCCATTCACTCCCGTATCACCAGATGTAAGCCTCCACAGGAGAGATTCCTGTTGATCAGAATGTCTTATCAAGACGGACAGTCCAACGTAATATACAGAAGGGCGGTCAAAGGTGTAATCAAACAATAGGCAGTGTGTATCTCCATCAGTCGAACAGGCCGTCCTGCTCGTCAGACGTCCATTGGACGCATTGTCGTTAAGTGCGACGTTAAAGTCGTTATTTGTCCCTCCACGGAAGGTCAAACCAGAATTCTTTGTCCACCCGCACAGAGTGAGGTTGACAAAATTGCAGTTGTCCGGCGCTCCAGGGGAGCAGTAGGATTGCTGTATCTGACCAGTGACACTCCCTGTTGAACAGAGAAGAGCTAGCGTGGAAAGGGCGGTTTTCAGGAACATCGTGTTGCTGAGTttgtgatgttgttgttgagcgCTAGTCCAGTGGAAATTGTCCGGTTTGACTTGCTGAAACAGTGACCATTGTGAAAGTAAGAACATTTGATTTAAAAAGgataaaagaaagaaacgaaaaatggaaagacagacaggcagacaggcaggcaggcagactaacagacagacagacagacagacagggaggcaGACAGGGAGgcagactaacagacagactgagagacagacagacagacagactgagagacagacagacagactgagagacagacagacagactgagagacagacagacagactgagagacagacagacagacagacagacagacagactgactgagagacagacagacagacagacagacagactgagagacagacagacagacagataaactgagagacagacagacagaatgagagacagacagacagactgagatacagacagacagacagacagacagactgagagacagactgagagacagacagacagactgagagacagacggacggagagacagacagacagacagacagacagacagacagacagacagacagacagacagacagacagactgagagacagacagacagacaaactgagagacagacagacagactgagagacagacagacagactgagagacagactgacagactgagagacagacagacagacagacagacagacagagagacagacagacacacctacagacacagacagacagactgagagacagacagacagactgagagacagactgacagacagactgacagactgatagacagacagacagacaaaaagactgagagacagacaaaaagactgagagacagactgactgagagacagacagacagacagactgagagacagacagacagacagacagactgagagacagacagacagacagacagactgagagacagacagacagacagacagactgactgatagacagattgagagacaagacagacagacagatagactgatAGACAtacaagacagacatacatattgagagacagacagacagactgactgacagacagactgacagacagacatacatattgagagacagactgacagacagacagactgagagacagacagacagacagactgagagacagacagacagacagacagacagactgagagacagacagacagactgagagacagacagactgagagacagacagacagacagactgagatacagacagacagacagacagacagatagacagacagacagacagacagacacacaaacagacagacagacagacagacagggaggcagacaggcaggcagactaacagacagactgagagacagacagacagacagatagacagacagacacacacacacacaaacagacagacagacaggcaggcaggcaaacggcagacagactgaaagaaaggcacacaaaacttgactaaatgtaagatAGACaatgagatagacagacagaacgaacgaacgaacaaaacaaaaagtaagaAAGAAGGAACGTAGCAAGGAAGGAATgacataaagaaagaaacaaacaaacacaaatcaagCAAAAAGCATCATCATTCACAAGATCATTACTGTTAATTTGGTAACTTAGATCTTCTCTAATAGCGGACAAACTTCAGGTTGAAAAGTTTATTCCATGAAATTACAATTTAGTCCAGCGAAGGCATTTTCAAAATTAACAATCTTCAGCAGAAAAAGAGCAGTTCGACTTAAACGTACCTTGTAGCTGTGCGAATGAGACCTCGCTATGCATCGCCGTAGAAACGTCAGTCTGTTTACTTAATAGTTTTCAAACAGGGTTGAACACTTCAGTCTGAAAAGTTAACGCTGTTGGAGAAAATCATAGGCACAGAAGATACGTAAAACTACTACTCTCGCACTATGTCTCCCAAGCTAATGCGACTCAGGCTGGACTTCCTCGCCACTTTGGAGGCTATCCTGTTATGGATGACAGCACACAGCAGGGAACGTATACTGTGTCGACTTTACCAACTGGACACAATGTAAGGTTTCCGGGGTCATGATCAGGGAAATGACAGGCGCAAGAAAGTGGTTAGTGTATGTCATAACGTTGTTGGAGTATATGTACACTGGTAGAGCGAAAGGTTCGGCAGCacacaacaacaccaaacaGGGAGTGTGAGagaagtcagaatgttgagagagagagagagagagagagagagagagagagagagagagagagacagcgagagagagacagagagagagagagagacacagagagagagagacacagaggggGGTtcagcagcacacacacacttacacacacacacacacacacacacacacacacacacacacacacacacacacgcacacacacacacacacacacacacacacacagacgcgcaGGGAAA encodes:
- the LOC138956434 gene encoding uncharacterized protein produces the protein MFLKTALSTLALLCSTGSVTGQIQQSYCSPGAPDNCNFVNLTLCGWTKNSGLTFRGGTNNDFNVALNDNASNGRLTSRTACSTDGDTHCLLFDYTFDRPSVYYVGLSVLIRHSDQQESLLWRLTSGDTGVNGAQVPIQSDTAFDLVFKYERYDTKRYAESTVYVDAISYAKASCAVRPPQAKPQTTTTTATTETMSKLTIQMTTRATETTPPPTPTSSTSNTTGSISGATIAGAVIASLFVVSALIVGIVLLRRKRLLCFKRDALTAKRPLCLNTPNTASPSTTDAPNTPTYLEILPPLDHTYINQPSAAAHPSTANLRQDSQGYEVPPPKTEEDHYEDVDSAERKGHDAPMTRANYDSLDFSDADRDKRVYTSLKRDSEYAEIR